The following nucleotide sequence is from Acidimicrobiia bacterium.
TCCTTGCCGAAACGGGATTTGAATACCTCGACCCCGACCTACCCGCTGCTCTGAGCCGCATCCTTGATTCGTAACGGCATCAAGCCGAGTGCAGCTCGACAACCCGACGGTCCGACTGGACGTCTTGTCGGTTGAGTTCGCGGGCAATGTCGTCGACATGGGCGAGAAGATCTGAACGCATCTCGTCGAGAGTGCCTTTCATGCTGTTGACCGAGGTAACGACCTGCGTGAGCGACCGGCGCACGTTCGAAACCTGGGACGCCAGAGCCCTCAAAGATTGCAGGCGCTCTTCGATGGCCTTCACGTCGATGCCTTCTGCCCGGTTGGCCGCGACCGCGATGGACGCTTCAGCCCAGGCCAGGGCGGCAGACAGCATGGTCCCGTCGCCATCATCGACAACGCAGACCCGGTTACCGAACACTCCGAACGCCCCCACCTCCTGCGGGAAGACCGGGTGGGCCGAGACGCAGATCGAAAACCCGGCCTGCCGGTTGGCGGCGGCGCGATCAAGTTCGGCGAGTATCCCGCCCTTGCCTCCGAGTGAAATGGTCGATGTCGTATTCTTGGCCTCGATGACCACTCGATCGCCCGAGCCGAGGGTGATGACAAAATCTCCAACTTTGCCTTCGAGAGAACCGCGCTCCATCGATGTCCGCTCGACATAGGTGCCTCTGGTCCCGTACATCAACGAGCGCAGGGTGGCTTCGATGGTGTCTTCAAAATCAAACCCTTTCTGCGTCCCCCTGGTCGCTTCACCCTCGGCGCCCTGTTTTTGCATGAGGATGTCCCGGAGTTCGCCGAACCTGGTGTCGATTGAATCGGCGAGAACTGACAGGGCGTTCCCGTCCGAGTTGGGGTCCAGCAGTGCCTGAAGCCGCATTTCGAGGGCACCGTCAGGTCCCAACAGGTCGGTGAGCGAGGTCACGAGTCGGGCGGTATGGGAGTCCACTACGGACGGATCCATGGTCCTCATGAAGTCATCCCGCCAGGCGGTGAATTCGTCAATGGTCCTCGAGACGATGGACGATCGGTGTTCGGGATCAAGCTGTTCGGCCATGGCGCGCTGAGCGGCCTCCAGAGTGGAAGCCACGTGACGTTCGGCTTCGGACGTAACTATGAGCACCGAACGTTTGACGCGTTCGTCAACCTCGGTCAGGTCGACTCCGAGACCCATCGTTATGAGTCCGCGTGCCCCAACTGCCAACGCTCGTTCGACAAGCTCGGGCCAATGCTCCTCGGGCTGGGCGGCAAGCATTTCGGCCAAAGCGGGGTCGGCCGACTCCAGATGTCGGATTACAACCGTTGTGCCATCGAGGCTGATTTTTGGCTCCATGCCACTAAACCTATCCAGAAGGTGTGACAGATTCGCGCATTATGCGAGAATCGGCCCAGATGTCTCCTGAGCTGGCTGAAACCACACGACTGCGCGCTGCGCTGCATCATCTGTCGGAGGTGGTGGTCCCCATCGATCTTGGATTGGATCCAAGCCGCCGTGCCGCGGCTGGCGAACTGCGCCAGGACATCGTCTGGTCGATCAACGAATACGCCATCGCCCGCCTGGGCGATCTTGACGCTCCGGTTGTTGCGGTGCTGATTGGATCGACCGGCGCCGGGAAGTCAACCCTGATGAATAGCCTGGCCGGCACCAGGGTGAGTGCTCCGGGAGCAGTACGACCGACCACCCGTCACCCGGTCGTTTGGTGTCATCAGCGAAATATCGATCGATATGAGGCCGGTTTTCTGACCGGCTACGGCCCCGACGCCGCCAGGGAACTCGACATCGTGGCAATGCTGGATCCGATGCTCGAAGGACTCACACTCATCGACGCACCCGACATCGACTCTGTCGAAGAGGTCCATCGCGACATCGCCGAGGAACTCCTGGCAGCGGCCGATCTGTGTGTATTCGTCACGAGTGCACAGCGGTACGCAGATTCGGTGCCCTGGCAGATCCTTAAGGCCGCTGCCAGGCGAAACCTGCCGTTGCTGTTCGTTCTCAATCGGGTCCCGCCCGGAGCGGAGGACGAACTCGTACCCGATTTCTCCCGGAGGCTTCGGTCGGCGGGGGTCATGAACGAGGCGGATTCGATTCTGATCGTCGCCGAGCAGCCGGTGGAGAATGATTGGGGTGGTCTGCCACCTCCGGCGGTCTCCGAGCTCCGAACCCGGCTGACCAACTCCGGAAGCGGCAACCGGCGTGCTACGGCAGAACAGGCCGTGAGGGGTGCTGTCGGCAGCCTGCTCCAGAAGGCAGGAATGCTTTCCGACCTCGTTGACGACGAGAACCAGGAGCTGGCCAAACTAGAAGAAGTAACCCGCCTCGCCTACGCGAGCCAGGCAGCCGAGATCGAGTCGGCACTGCGCGAGGGCACGTTGATCCGAAGTGAGGTGGTGGCGCGTTGGCAGAATTTCATAGGAACCGGCGAGCTGACCAAGGCACTGGCCGATGGAGCGACCCGGCTTCGAGGATGGGCGACCCGGGTGTTCGGTGGGGTAGGTGAGAAGTCGGAACGGGTCGGGTTTGAAGCCGAGCACGAACTGGTGGCGCTGGTCACCCGACGCGCCGACCTGGCAGCCAACGCGGTGGCCGGCGCCTGGGAACTCCATGAAGGGACCGCGCTCCACGTCAGGAACGCCAATTTGTGGCGACATGCTCCCGAAACCCCGGAACGGGTTCAACAGGTGGTTGAGGATTGGATCGCTGGACTTAGCCGGATGATCGAAG
It contains:
- a CDS encoding 50S ribosome-binding GTPase; protein product: MTDSRIMRESAQMSPELAETTRLRAALHHLSEVVVPIDLGLDPSRRAAAGELRQDIVWSINEYAIARLGDLDAPVVAVLIGSTGAGKSTLMNSLAGTRVSAPGAVRPTTRHPVVWCHQRNIDRYEAGFLTGYGPDAARELDIVAMLDPMLEGLTLIDAPDIDSVEEVHRDIAEELLAAADLCVFVTSAQRYADSVPWQILKAAARRNLPLLFVLNRVPPGAEDELVPDFSRRLRSAGVMNEADSILIVAEQPVENDWGGLPPPAVSELRTRLTNSGSGNRRATAEQAVRGAVGSLLQKAGMLSDLVDDENQELAKLEEVTRLAYASQAAEIESALREGTLIRSEVVARWQNFIGTGELTKALADGATRLRGWATRVFGGVGEKSERVGFEAEHELVALVTRRADLAANAVAGAWELHEGTALHVRNANLWRHAPETPERVQQVVEDWIAGLSRMIEETGLGRKRWAQIASVGVNAVAVSLMVTVFAYTSGITGTEVGIAAGAAAAQQKLLEHLFGSAAAKGLADEARKDLIDSITGVLEADAQRFLGFLEGLRTSGRFELDDVAASVDRALRAWHV